In the genome of Desulfofarcimen acetoxidans DSM 771, one region contains:
- a CDS encoding cobyrinate a,c-diamide synthase encodes MSSYWIPRLVIGAPQGRSGKTTVTLGILAALTTSKKLKIQPFKKGPDFIDPSWMTQVTGRNCRNLDSFLMTKEDVKRAFARGAFDADIAVVEGAMGLFDGVDIEGSGSTAEIAKAICSPVVLVVDATRMTRSIAALVKGFQDFDENVLIAGVILNKIARPRHENMLRAVIDHYCGIPVLGAIPKGQQFIIPDRHLGLIPANEDDELNLAVQKVGEAAGNYLDLDKLLEIAAGAKAIELDEPYISNISDDTETSQGLKPVVGIIKDRAFSFYYPENIEAIKDAGAEIVIIDALRDKKLPYINALYIGGGFPEVFAAQLQSNESLRSDINSAVEAGMPVYAECGGLMYLCQRLIYHGLAYDMVGVLPCDVQMVDKPQGHGYMIADVIDENPFFPAGAKIKGHEFHHSRVINLNYQAAKFAYRVERGFGIDGKNDGMIYKNVLATYNHIHALSVKEWAANLVNRAAEYRQIP; translated from the coding sequence GTGAGTAGCTATTGGATTCCGCGCTTGGTAATTGGTGCCCCCCAGGGCCGTTCAGGAAAGACAACAGTCACATTGGGAATATTAGCAGCGCTGACAACGAGTAAAAAACTTAAAATACAGCCTTTCAAAAAGGGACCCGACTTCATTGATCCCAGTTGGATGACACAGGTTACCGGTAGAAACTGCCGCAATCTTGACAGCTTCCTAATGACAAAGGAAGATGTCAAGAGAGCCTTCGCAAGGGGGGCTTTCGATGCAGACATAGCAGTTGTTGAAGGTGCTATGGGTCTGTTTGACGGGGTGGATATTGAAGGCAGCGGAAGTACTGCTGAAATAGCAAAGGCCATTTGCTCTCCGGTTGTATTGGTTGTTGACGCTACAAGAATGACGCGCAGTATTGCAGCTTTGGTAAAAGGTTTTCAGGATTTTGATGAAAATGTGCTGATTGCCGGGGTTATCTTGAATAAAATAGCTCGTCCCAGGCACGAAAATATGCTGAGAGCTGTAATAGATCATTACTGTGGTATACCGGTGCTGGGAGCTATACCGAAAGGACAGCAGTTTATAATACCTGATCGTCATTTGGGATTAATACCTGCTAACGAAGATGACGAGCTTAACCTGGCGGTACAAAAAGTTGGAGAAGCAGCCGGCAATTATCTGGATTTAGATAAGTTGCTGGAAATTGCAGCAGGTGCTAAGGCCATTGAATTAGACGAGCCTTATATAAGCAATATAAGCGATGATACAGAAACTAGTCAAGGCTTGAAGCCGGTTGTTGGAATAATCAAAGACAGAGCATTTAGCTTTTATTATCCTGAGAACATTGAAGCGATTAAAGATGCAGGGGCCGAGATTGTGATAATTGATGCTTTGCGGGATAAAAAGCTTCCTTATATTAACGCGCTATACATTGGCGGTGGCTTTCCGGAAGTTTTTGCCGCTCAACTTCAGTCAAACGAGTCTTTGCGTTCTGATATTAACTCAGCAGTTGAGGCAGGTATGCCGGTATATGCCGAGTGCGGTGGACTTATGTATTTATGCCAGAGACTGATTTATCACGGGTTGGCTTATGATATGGTGGGTGTTTTGCCTTGTGACGTGCAGATGGTTGATAAGCCTCAGGGCCATGGGTATATGATTGCCGATGTAATTGATGAAAATCCTTTCTTTCCGGCAGGAGCAAAGATCAAGGGTCATGAATTTCACCATTCAAGAGTCATAAATCTGAATTACCAGGCAGCCAAATTTGCTTATCGTGTAGAACGGGGGTTTGGCATTGACGGCAAAAATGACGGGATGATTTATAAAAACGTGCTGGCTACGTATAATCATATCCATGCGCTGTCAGTCAAAGAGTGGGCCGCAAATTTGGTTAATCGGGCTGCCGAGTACCGGCAAATACCATAA
- a CDS encoding respiratory nitrate reductase subunit gamma: MNFFVGQVMPYITIIVFTVGILYRLSRWGRTRIVHNITLSDNIGPTHWPKSNAEVLALIGSEAFLFRSLFRFDKGLWAGAWIMHISLLNILGGHVVGFYTLGKQFTYIGMSEAMSEHASELLGTSFGIIIFFALLYLLYRRLAVAAVKQVTVTSDILQLLLLIGIVSAGNFMRLFPDYAVHYETANSIVGGIVHLNPVALPDNIFFTIHFFLVQVLLMIFPFSKLMHVLGMFVERNIVNRVYKELPPGLPGINVPVENAVDVLYSPSIEARDNCPACVSVSGGVKNAGV; encoded by the coding sequence TTGAATTTCTTTGTAGGCCAGGTAATGCCGTATATCACTATTATTGTTTTTACGGTAGGTATATTGTATCGTCTGAGTCGCTGGGGTCGTACCCGTATAGTTCACAATATTACTCTTTCCGATAATATCGGTCCGACTCATTGGCCTAAGTCAAACGCTGAGGTGCTGGCGTTGATCGGTTCTGAAGCCTTTTTGTTTAGAAGTTTATTCAGATTTGACAAGGGCTTATGGGCAGGTGCATGGATTATGCATATTTCCCTGCTTAACATTCTTGGTGGTCACGTAGTAGGTTTTTATACCCTCGGCAAACAGTTTACCTATATCGGTATGTCGGAAGCAATGAGCGAGCATGCATCCGAATTATTGGGTACTTCCTTTGGTATCATAATATTCTTTGCGCTTTTGTATTTATTGTACAGACGTTTAGCAGTTGCCGCAGTTAAGCAGGTTACTGTAACAAGCGATATACTCCAACTTTTATTGCTTATCGGTATTGTTTCTGCCGGTAATTTTATGCGCTTATTCCCGGACTACGCTGTGCACTATGAAACTGCTAACAGCATTGTAGGCGGTATTGTTCATCTTAATCCGGTTGCTTTGCCTGATAATATTTTCTTTACAATTCACTTTTTCTTAGTGCAAGTTCTATTAATGATTTTCCCGTTTAGTAAATTAATGCATGTTTTAGGCATGTTTGTTGAGCGTAATATTGTAAACCGTGTTTATAAAGAGTTGCCGCCAGGGTTGCCTGGTATTAATGTTCCTGTTGAAAATGCGGTTGATGTATTATATTCACCCAGTATTGAAGCCAGGGACAACTGTCCTGCCTGTGTTTCTGTCTCGGGAGGTGTAAAAAATGCCGGAGTATAA
- the scfA gene encoding six-cysteine ranthipeptide SCIFF has translation MTRHIVTINKKTLHSTISGRGCGECQTSCQSACKTSCTVGNQVCKKEKQN, from the coding sequence ATGACCAGACATATTGTTACAATTAATAAGAAGACCTTACATAGCACCATAAGCGGCAGGGGTTGCGGTGAATGCCAGACTTCTTGTCAGTCAGCTTGCAAAACATCTTGTACGGTTGGCAACCAGGTGTGTAAAAAGGAGAAGCAAAATTAA
- the rlmH gene encoding 23S rRNA (pseudouridine(1915)-N(3))-methyltransferase RlmH → MHINILAVGKLKEKYWTESQNEYLKRLRAYAKCEVKEVVDERFAPSVMSREIEQVKNREGKRLQSLIDETSYLIALDCRGKMLESEEFAGMLKNLALTGKSNVSFIIGGSLGLSGELLSRADFLLSFSRFTFPHQLMRVILLEQIFRSFKIIKNEPYHR, encoded by the coding sequence TTGCATATCAATATTTTAGCCGTAGGAAAACTAAAAGAAAAATACTGGACTGAAAGTCAAAACGAGTATCTGAAAAGACTGCGCGCCTATGCAAAATGCGAGGTAAAAGAGGTGGTTGATGAGCGTTTTGCACCCTCGGTTATGTCCAGAGAAATTGAACAGGTTAAAAACAGGGAGGGCAAAAGACTTCAGTCTCTGATTGATGAAACAAGTTATCTTATCGCATTGGATTGCAGAGGGAAAATGCTTGAATCAGAGGAATTTGCGGGTATGTTAAAAAACCTGGCTCTAACGGGTAAGAGCAATGTTAGTTTTATTATTGGCGGTTCCCTGGGTTTGTCGGGGGAATTGCTGTCCAGGGCTGATTTCCTGCTTTCTTTTTCCAGGTTTACTTTTCCGCATCAGCTGATGCGTGTTATTCTTTTGGAGCAAATCTTTAGATCTTTTAAAATAATTAAAAATGAGCCTTATCACAGATAA
- a CDS encoding (Fe-S)-binding protein: protein MPEYKGMVQPVRASEADLKKIFVTPVPDDKKPELALKYLDDIRKKFRSFVMAMESCVKCGQCAENCHTYLGTRDPNNIPTNRAELIRKIYKRYFTLEGRWFGKLVGAEDINLDVIESWYSYYYQCSQCRRCAYVCPFGIDTCEVTFIGRQILHWLGIVPKLHAGVGNAMGRVGNHTNLPKPGIIDTLEFLAEDAAEEFGVEFEFPVDQPADIMYIPSSADFLLNPYTLVGAGMFFHYIGAKWTIPSTVTEAGNFGLLFDQYYTQRSNVTRLLNAAFELGIKKIVWGECGHGWRAAKMYIPSLADRPLSIPITHVHEEIAQLIRTNQLKLDPSKNPYPVTLHDPCNYVRACGLCDDMRVLMNASVADFREMTPNRQKNFCCGGGSAILFDDPEMYQRRIQLSAKKAEQVRETGAKILCAPCSICKAQLYPMVEEHELGVEVKGLVDLVGKALVWK from the coding sequence ATGCCGGAGTATAAAGGAATGGTTCAGCCTGTAAGGGCTAGTGAAGCTGATTTAAAGAAAATATTTGTGACACCGGTACCTGATGACAAGAAACCTGAATTGGCTTTGAAGTACCTGGATGATATTCGCAAAAAATTCCGTTCATTTGTTATGGCCATGGAGTCTTGTGTTAAGTGCGGTCAATGTGCGGAAAACTGTCACACATATTTAGGCACCAGGGATCCTAATAATATACCAACTAATCGTGCCGAGCTGATTAGGAAAATCTACAAGCGTTATTTTACACTTGAAGGCCGCTGGTTTGGCAAGCTGGTGGGAGCAGAAGATATTAATCTTGATGTTATTGAATCCTGGTACTCCTATTATTACCAGTGCAGTCAGTGCAGGCGTTGTGCTTATGTTTGCCCGTTCGGCATTGATACCTGTGAAGTTACCTTTATTGGCCGGCAGATACTGCACTGGCTGGGTATAGTGCCCAAGCTGCATGCCGGTGTGGGTAATGCTATGGGCAGAGTAGGCAACCATACTAATTTGCCTAAGCCTGGTATTATTGACACCCTGGAATTCCTGGCTGAGGACGCAGCTGAAGAATTCGGGGTAGAGTTCGAATTTCCGGTTGACCAGCCGGCAGATATTATGTATATACCCTCTTCGGCAGACTTTTTATTAAACCCGTATACCCTGGTTGGCGCAGGTATGTTTTTTCACTATATCGGCGCCAAGTGGACGATTCCCAGTACGGTAACTGAAGCCGGTAACTTTGGTCTATTATTTGACCAGTACTATACTCAGAGGAGTAACGTTACACGATTGCTTAATGCCGCTTTTGAACTGGGAATTAAGAAAATTGTCTGGGGTGAATGTGGTCACGGCTGGCGTGCGGCAAAAATGTATATACCCAGTTTAGCTGATCGTCCCTTAAGTATTCCAATCACACACGTTCATGAGGAAATTGCGCAGCTAATCCGTACTAATCAGCTTAAACTCGATCCCAGTAAGAACCCGTATCCGGTTACCTTGCATGATCCCTGCAACTATGTAAGGGCCTGTGGTCTTTGCGACGATATGAGGGTGCTTATGAATGCATCAGTAGCTGATTTTCGTGAAATGACCCCGAACCGTCAGAAAAATTTCTGTTGTGGTGGAGGTTCAGCTATTCTGTTTGATGATCCGGAAATGTACCAGCGCCGTATACAGCTTTCAGCTAAAAAAGCCGAACAGGTTAGAGAAACCGGAGCAAAAATATTATGTGCACCTTGTTCCATTTGTAAAGCCCAGCTTTACCCAATGGTTGAGGAGCATGAATTGGGTGTAGAAGTAAAAGGTCTGGTTGATTTAGTCGGTAAAGCCTTGGTTTGGAAGTAG
- a CDS encoding TusE/DsrC/DsvC family sulfur relay protein has product MAAIEINGVSYELDEDGFLVDPAAWSKDLALAFAKDEGISEITEEHWKIIEYLRDYYQQFQVAPMVRKLCKETGVTLKHMYELFPSGPAKGACKLSGLPKPTGCV; this is encoded by the coding sequence ATGGCAGCTATTGAAATTAATGGTGTTAGCTATGAGTTGGATGAAGATGGTTTTTTAGTGGATCCCGCAGCCTGGTCAAAAGATTTAGCTTTAGCTTTTGCTAAAGACGAAGGTATCTCAGAAATCACTGAAGAACACTGGAAAATTATTGAGTATCTCCGCGACTATTATCAGCAATTCCAAGTTGCTCCGATGGTACGTAAGCTTTGTAAAGAAACAGGTGTAACCCTTAAGCATATGTATGAGTTATTTCCCTCTGGCCCGGCTAAGGGTGCCTGCAAACTTTCCGGCCTGCCGAAACCAACTGGTTGTGTATAA
- a CDS encoding tetratricopeptide repeat protein: MAYKGMSLRAKRKRQQKIVFWFLTIALSVGLIGSSVMWSAGDGGTKTPDNKNQQQSYNPEQELNELEKSAKSSPQDVDVLGKLALAYEQNNMPEQALRTYEKIVAIDPKNIEAATFLMKKYYYAGGYDEAEKYAKQLLALEPDNQDVHYFYGFILADGKKNYRAGIAQLEECVRLAKTGPDVQVYKETIKDWQSKLEQKQQ; encoded by the coding sequence ATGGCCTATAAAGGCATGTCTTTACGAGCAAAAAGAAAGAGGCAACAAAAAATAGTTTTTTGGTTTTTGACAATAGCACTGTCTGTAGGTTTGATTGGTTCTTCCGTAATGTGGTCTGCAGGCGACGGAGGCACAAAAACTCCTGACAATAAAAATCAGCAGCAATCGTATAATCCCGAGCAGGAACTGAATGAACTGGAGAAATCCGCTAAAAGCAGTCCGCAAGATGTTGATGTTTTGGGCAAACTGGCGCTTGCTTATGAACAAAACAATATGCCTGAGCAGGCCTTAAGAACTTATGAGAAAATTGTTGCGATAGATCCAAAAAATATAGAGGCAGCTACTTTTTTAATGAAGAAATATTATTATGCCGGCGGGTATGATGAGGCGGAGAAATATGCTAAGCAGCTATTGGCTCTAGAGCCTGATAACCAGGATGTTCACTATTTTTATGGGTTTATATTGGCTGACGGTAAAAAGAACTACCGGGCCGGTATAGCTCAATTAGAAGAATGTGTTAGATTGGCCAAGACAGGTCCAGATGTTCAGGTTTATAAAGAGACGATTAAAGATTGGCAAAGCAAGCTTGAACAAAAACAACAATAG
- the scfB gene encoding thioether cross-link-forming SCIFF peptide maturase, with protein MIHKFTIDQINIVLDVNSGALHVVDDLTMLVLEDYLSLSIEDILNKHRDIYSEQEITGVCDEINELRKEGLLFSEDPLQNNDYLPGEGVVKALCLHLAHDCNMRCRYCFAGQGKFGGSSDLMPLNVGKKAMEFLIKSSGSRRNIEVDFFGGEPLMNFKVLQDLVYYGEGLASANGKIIKFTVTTNGLLLNKEVEDFLNCHDISTVLSLDGRPDLHNYMRPMPNGEGSYKYVLPNFQRFVNSRHQEDYYIRGTYTHHNLDFSKDIFHLAGLGFNSLSIEPVVAESGKDYALQEEDLPVIEREYEILAQGLLEYARKGNNISFFHFNIDLDGGPCLAKRLTGCSAGYEYLAVAPNGDIYPCHQFVGRKNFLLGNVFDGISKKEIAIDFRRAHVYNKPECMDCWAKFYCSGGCHANAEAFNGTIYKPYDLACKLARKRIECALYYNIKKGLDNSQ; from the coding sequence TTGATACATAAGTTCACGATAGATCAAATTAATATTGTTTTGGATGTCAACAGCGGAGCGCTTCATGTTGTTGATGACTTAACTATGTTGGTTTTGGAAGATTATTTATCTTTGAGCATAGAAGATATTTTGAATAAACATCGTGATATATACTCGGAACAGGAGATTACAGGTGTATGTGATGAGATTAATGAGTTGCGGAAAGAGGGGTTGCTTTTTAGTGAAGATCCTCTGCAGAATAATGACTATTTACCCGGAGAAGGAGTTGTAAAGGCTTTATGCCTTCATTTAGCACATGACTGCAATATGAGGTGCCGTTATTGTTTTGCTGGGCAGGGAAAATTTGGTGGCAGTTCCGATTTGATGCCGCTTAATGTTGGTAAGAAGGCGATGGAATTTTTAATAAAAAGTTCCGGCAGCCGGAGGAATATTGAGGTTGATTTTTTTGGTGGCGAACCGTTGATGAATTTTAAAGTATTGCAGGATTTAGTTTACTATGGCGAGGGGTTAGCCTCTGCCAATGGAAAGATTATTAAATTTACTGTTACTACAAACGGGCTTCTGTTAAACAAGGAAGTAGAGGATTTTCTGAATTGTCATGATATCAGTACTGTATTGAGTCTGGATGGCCGTCCTGATTTGCATAACTATATGCGACCCATGCCAAATGGGGAAGGCTCATACAAATATGTGCTGCCAAACTTTCAGCGCTTTGTTAACTCCCGCCATCAGGAAGACTATTATATACGGGGTACTTATACGCATCATAATCTGGATTTCAGCAAGGATATTTTTCATCTTGCGGGTCTGGGGTTTAACTCTCTTTCAATTGAACCTGTTGTGGCTGAGTCAGGGAAGGATTATGCTTTGCAGGAAGAAGATTTGCCTGTTATAGAACGGGAGTATGAAATACTGGCACAAGGCCTGCTTGAATATGCCCGTAAAGGAAATAATATCAGTTTCTTTCATTTTAATATTGATCTTGACGGCGGTCCTTGTCTGGCAAAACGTCTAACCGGATGCAGCGCCGGTTATGAATACCTGGCTGTGGCACCTAATGGTGATATTTATCCCTGTCATCAGTTTGTAGGAAGAAAAAACTTTCTGTTAGGCAATGTTTTTGATGGCATAAGTAAAAAAGAAATTGCTATTGATTTCCGCCGGGCACATGTGTACAATAAGCCGGAATGTATGGATTGTTGGGCTAAATTTTATTGCAGCGGTGGTTGTCATGCAAATGCCGAAGCTTTTAACGGTACAATATATAAACCCTATGATTTGGCCTGTAAACTGGCTCGCAAAAGAATTGAGTGTGCGCTCTACTATAATATCAAGAAAGGCTTGGATAATAGTCAATAG
- a CDS encoding peptidase MA family metallohydrolase, whose translation MANINRKLLRSESHFNLREKVFKLFAVLSVVLIAVFACLPENARGYGYSLYREAIKMSTLFNVRNMTALEGPHFVVKYPSDVEVAEARLVLNTAEKFYTPVSEDYNYSPSKKIPVIVYSSKEKLNGFFGWPASESAMGVYWSGIICVLSPKTWIDSDNPDKIEDIFVNSGPMAHEYTHLVVDYITRGNYPRWFTEGLAQYEEYKLTGFRFTETGGNLNQDLYSFNDLTQNFDYLPNQSLAYRQSFAAVKYLADNHGQEGIIKIMNLLSQGKSIDAALRSITGTGVDGFEDNLTHWIFNNISQFG comes from the coding sequence ATGGCAAATATAAATCGTAAACTATTACGAAGTGAATCTCATTTTAATTTAAGGGAAAAGGTGTTCAAATTGTTTGCTGTCTTATCTGTGGTGTTAATAGCAGTATTTGCTTGCTTGCCGGAAAACGCGAGAGGATACGGGTACAGTTTGTACAGAGAGGCAATTAAAATGAGCACTCTTTTTAATGTCAGAAACATGACTGCATTGGAGGGTCCCCATTTTGTGGTTAAATATCCTTCGGATGTTGAGGTGGCTGAGGCCAGATTGGTTTTAAATACGGCAGAAAAATTTTATACTCCAGTTAGCGAGGACTATAATTACAGTCCTTCAAAAAAAATCCCTGTTATAGTTTATTCGAGCAAAGAGAAATTGAATGGTTTTTTTGGCTGGCCTGCCAGCGAAAGTGCAATGGGTGTGTATTGGTCAGGTATTATTTGTGTATTGTCCCCTAAGACGTGGATTGACTCAGACAACCCCGATAAGATAGAAGATATTTTTGTTAATTCCGGTCCTATGGCCCATGAGTATACGCATTTAGTTGTTGATTATATTACCAGAGGAAATTACCCGCGTTGGTTTACTGAAGGTTTAGCTCAGTATGAGGAGTACAAATTGACGGGCTTCCGTTTTACTGAAACCGGAGGGAATCTGAATCAGGATTTATACTCTTTTAATGATCTAACACAAAACTTTGATTATTTACCTAATCAATCACTTGCTTACCGCCAGTCCTTTGCTGCAGTAAAATATTTAGCTGACAATCACGGTCAGGAGGGTATTATAAAAATAATGAATCTCTTGTCGCAAGGTAAAAGCATTGACGCGGCTTTGCGAAGTATCACAGGTACTGGTGTGGACGGTTTTGAGGATAACCTGACGCATTGGATTTTCAACAATATCAGTCAATTTGGCTAA
- a CDS encoding chemotaxis protein encodes MEKGKGILLESGTNELEIVEFSIGNAQFGINVIKVREIVELMPVFKIPNAHPCIEGIIKLRDSIMKVVDLARALNYDPSPRPESDKLIVAEFNQLKVAFRVHGVSRIHRISWEQIEQPSDIYQVDCNTTIGIVKMGDRIILLLDYEKIVAEISPQSAVLSDSLKVLSDRERSDKNIMVVDDSATLRSFLKQVLTEAGYTNLSYYNNGSVAWDYLVSLVQDKGEQLFEEIQLVITDIEMPKMDGHHLTKRIKEHPLLRKLPVVIFSSLITEDLLHKGYAVGVDAQISKPQYLDLIGTIDKLISSINNGQ; translated from the coding sequence TTGGAAAAAGGTAAAGGCATTCTTTTGGAAAGCGGTACTAATGAGTTGGAAATTGTGGAGTTTTCTATTGGCAATGCTCAGTTCGGCATTAATGTTATTAAGGTGCGTGAGATTGTTGAATTAATGCCGGTGTTCAAAATACCTAATGCACACCCCTGCATCGAAGGAATTATTAAACTCAGGGATTCTATAATGAAGGTGGTAGATCTAGCCAGAGCTTTGAATTATGATCCTTCTCCCAGGCCTGAGAGCGACAAGTTGATTGTTGCGGAGTTTAATCAGCTTAAAGTAGCTTTTCGTGTGCACGGTGTATCCCGTATTCACCGAATTTCATGGGAACAGATTGAACAGCCTTCAGACATTTACCAGGTGGATTGCAATACAACTATCGGAATAGTTAAAATGGGGGATAGAATTATCTTGTTGCTGGATTACGAGAAGATTGTGGCCGAAATCAGTCCCCAATCGGCAGTGCTCAGTGACAGCCTGAAGGTTTTAAGTGACAGGGAGCGTTCGGATAAAAACATCATGGTTGTTGATGACTCGGCTACACTGAGAAGTTTTCTTAAGCAAGTTTTAACGGAAGCCGGTTATACCAATTTGAGTTACTATAACAACGGCAGCGTAGCGTGGGATTACCTGGTCAGTTTGGTGCAGGATAAAGGCGAGCAGTTGTTTGAAGAAATTCAATTAGTAATTACGGATATAGAAATGCCTAAGATGGATGGACATCACCTTACAAAACGTATCAAGGAACATCCTCTATTGAGGAAGCTGCCGGTGGTAATTTTCTCTTCACTGATTACTGAGGATCTGCTGCATAAAGGCTATGCGGTAGGTGTAGATGCTCAGATCAGTAAACCTCAGTATCTTGATTTAATAGGTACTATAGATAAGTTAATCTCATCAATAAATAATGGACAGTAA
- a CDS encoding indolepyruvate ferredoxin oxidoreductase subunit alpha, with amino-acid sequence MFVVTIDQDKCEGCGECAESCPADILGFENGKAFVSGDANDCMGCETCVSVCPAGATSIEEK; translated from the coding sequence ATGTTCGTAGTAACAATCGATCAGGATAAGTGTGAGGGTTGCGGTGAGTGCGCAGAATCTTGCCCGGCTGACATTTTAGGCTTTGAAAATGGAAAAGCCTTTGTGTCCGGTGACGCTAATGATTGCATGGGCTGTGAAACTTGTGTTTCTGTTTGCCCGGCAGGCGCTACTTCTATTGAAGAGAAGTAA
- the murA gene encoding UDP-N-acetylglucosamine 1-carboxyvinyltransferase — protein sequence MSNIAIVGGQRLQGKVKVSGAKNATLAILGAALLANESIILENVPDISDVRIMVNIIRDLGGEIDWLDKEVISFVPPKEIKKSPIYNNVKKLRASNLLLGPLLAKFGYAEVALPGGCNIGVRPMDLHFKGLAGLGADLYIERGCVKGSAKKLAGARIYLDFPSVGATENIMMAACLAEGQTIIENVAKEPEIVDLANFLNSLGGKVRGAGTDVIKIEGVKSLDRGGRYAVIPDRIEAGTFMVAIAATRGDAILEGVIPRHIEPLIAKLREANVEITEEGDNLRVRAVSQLNPIDIKTLPYPGFPTDMQSQVMTLLTNVPGTSIIIENIFENRFQISDELKRMGAQIKVEGRMAVIEGVASLQGTVVKASDLRAGAALVIAGLMAEGVTEIINSFYIDRGYQDLEDKLSSLGAKIWRND from the coding sequence ATGAGCAATATTGCTATCGTAGGGGGGCAAAGGCTTCAGGGAAAAGTAAAAGTCAGCGGAGCAAAAAATGCAACTCTTGCGATACTTGGAGCAGCTTTGTTGGCTAATGAAAGTATTATCCTGGAGAATGTGCCCGACATAAGTGATGTTAGGATAATGGTAAATATCATTCGTGATTTGGGCGGGGAGATTGATTGGTTGGACAAGGAAGTAATATCTTTTGTTCCGCCTAAAGAAATTAAAAAATCTCCTATATATAATAATGTAAAGAAATTGCGCGCCTCCAATTTATTGCTTGGGCCTCTATTGGCCAAGTTTGGTTATGCTGAAGTGGCTCTTCCCGGAGGGTGCAATATCGGAGTGCGGCCTATGGACTTGCATTTTAAAGGGTTGGCCGGTCTAGGTGCGGATTTATATATAGAGAGAGGTTGTGTCAAAGGATCTGCTAAGAAACTTGCAGGTGCCAGAATATATCTTGATTTTCCCAGTGTTGGAGCTACTGAGAATATAATGATGGCTGCCTGTCTGGCTGAGGGACAGACTATTATTGAAAACGTTGCCAAGGAGCCGGAAATAGTTGATTTGGCAAATTTTTTAAACAGTCTGGGCGGCAAAGTGCGAGGGGCAGGCACAGATGTTATAAAAATAGAAGGAGTAAAATCTTTAGATCGCGGTGGTCGCTATGCTGTAATTCCTGATCGCATTGAGGCCGGAACTTTTATGGTAGCTATTGCGGCGACAAGGGGTGATGCGATCCTTGAGGGGGTTATTCCCAGGCATATTGAGCCTCTTATAGCCAAGTTGCGGGAGGCTAATGTTGAGATAACTGAGGAAGGGGATAATCTAAGAGTCAGAGCGGTTAGCCAACTAAATCCCATAGATATCAAGACGCTGCCTTACCCTGGTTTTCCAACTGATATGCAGTCGCAGGTAATGACGCTGCTGACAAATGTGCCGGGAACCAGTATAATTATAGAGAATATTTTCGAAAATAGATTTCAGATTTCAGATGAATTAAAGAGAATGGGAGCTCAAATCAAGGTTGAAGGGCGTATGGCTGTAATTGAGGGTGTTGCATCTTTACAGGGGACTGTTGTTAAGGCCTCTGATTTGCGGGCCGGTGCTGCTTTGGTAATTGCCGGTTTAATGGCAGAAGGAGTTACCGAAATCATCAATTCTTTTTACATTGACAGGGGATACCAGGACTTGGAGGATAAATTATCTTCGCTGGGTGCTAAGATCTGGAGAAACGATTGA